One Agelaius phoeniceus isolate bAgePho1 chromosome W, bAgePho1.hap1, whole genome shotgun sequence DNA segment encodes these proteins:
- the LOC143696568 gene encoding LOW QUALITY PROTEIN: SWI/SNF-related matrix-associated actin-dependent regulator of chromatin subfamily A member 5-like (The sequence of the model RefSeq protein was modified relative to this genomic sequence to represent the inferred CDS: substituted 1 base at 1 genomic stop codon) — protein sequence MHLMVNLFQVLRPFLLRRIKADVEKSLPPKKEVKIYVGLSKMQYTRILMKDIDILNSAGKLDKMRLLNILMQLRKCCNHPYLFDGAEPGPPYTTDMHLVTNSGKMVLLDKLLPKLKEQDKRVLWHGCAVAAAAAALHCSLGLKFKRLFFLVHGIALLPFLVVQTWRVCLILHFGESIRNLFTQTGSRVLIFRQMTRVLDILEDYCMWRNYEYCRLDGQTPHNERQASINAFNDPDSSKFVFMLSTXAGGLGIDLATADVVILYDSDWNPQVDLQAMDRAHRIGQTKTVRVFRFITDNTVEERIVERAEMKLRLDSIVIQQGKLVDQNLNKLGKDEMLQMIRHGATHVFASKDSEITDEDIDHILERGAKKTAEMNEKLSKMGESSLRNFTMDTESSVYNFEGEDYREKQKLAFTEWIEPPKRERKANYAVDAYFREALRVSEPKAPKAPRPPKQPNVQDFQFFPPRLFELLEKEILYDRKTIGYKVPRNPDLPNAAQAQKEEQLKIDEAEPLNDEELEEKEKLLTQGFTNWNKRDFNQFLKANEKWGRDDIENIAREVEGKTPEEVIEYSAVFWERCNELQDIEKIMAQIERGEARIQRRISIKKALDTKVGLLSFFFFFLVPVRGDA from the exons atgcatttaatgGTGAACCTCTTTCAGGTGCTACGACCATTCCTTCTCCGTCGCATCAAGGCTGATGTGGAGAAAAGCTTGCCTCCAAAGAAGGAAGTTAAAATTTATGTGGGCCTCAGCAAAATGCA GTATACCCGAATCCTGATGAAGGATATAGATATCCTGAACTCAGCTGGGAAGCTGGACAAGATGAGACTGCTGAACATCCTGATGCAGCTGCGGAAATGCTGCAATCACCCGTACCTCTTtgatggagcagagcctggcccacCTTACACAACAGACATGCATTTGGTCACTAACAGTGGCAAAATGGTACTTCTAGACAAATTGCTGCCTAAGTTGAAAGAACAAG ACAAACGTGTCCTATGGCATGGatgtgctgtggcagcagcagctgcagccctgcattgTAGTTTGGGTCTGAAATTCAAACGACTTTTCTTCTTAGTACATGGaattgccctccttccttttctggtAGTGCAGACTTGGAGAGTTTGTTTAATCTTACATTTTGGTGAAAGCATAAGAAACCTTTTTACCCAAACAGGCTCAAGGGTTCTAATCTTCAGGCAGATGACAAGAGTTCTAGATATTTTGGAAGATTACTGTATGTGGAGAAATTACGAATATTGCAGACTGGATGGACAAACTCCTCACAATGAGCGACAG GCTTCCATTAATGCATTCAATGATCCTGACAGCTCAAAATTTGTGTTCATGTTGAGTACCTGAGCAGGAGGTCTTGGAATCGATCTGGCTACTGCTGATGTTGTAATTCTCTATGATtcagactggaatccacaagtAGATCTCCAGGCTATG GATCGAGCGCACAGAATTGGGCAGACCAAGACTGTCCGTGTGTTCAGGTTTATTACAGACAATACCGTGGAGGAAAGGATAGTGGAGCGTGCAGAAATGAAACTGCGCCTGGATTCCATAGTCATCCAGCAAGGCAA ATTGGTGGATCAAAACCTGAATAAACTTGGAAAGGATGAAATGCTGCAAATGATCAGACATGGAGCAACACACGTGTTTGCTTCAAAGGATAGTGAGATTACAGATGAAGATATTGATCACATTTTGGAAAGAGGGGCAAAGAAG ACTGCGGAAATGAATGAAAAACTTTCAAAGATGGGTGAAAGCTCCCTTAGGAATTTTACTATGGATACTGAATCTAGCGTGTATAATTTTGAAGGGGAAGactacagagaaaaacagaag ttGGCATTTACAGAGTGGATTGAACCCcctaaaagagaaagaaaagccaatTATGCTGTGGATGCTTACTTCAGAGAGGCTCTTCGAGTCAGTGAACCAAAAGCACCCAAG GCTCCACGGCCTCCAAAACAGCCAAATGTACAGGACTTCCAGTTCTTTCCTCCTCGCCTGTTTGAACTGTTGGAAAAAGAGATTCTCTACGACAGGAAAACAATTGGTTACAAG GTACCTCGTAATCCTGATCTCCCAAATGCAGCCCAAGCACAAAAGGAAGAGCAGCTTAAGATTGATGAGGCTGAACCTCTTAATGATGAagaactggaagaaaaagagaaacttcTAACCCAG GGCTTCACTAACTGGAATAAGAGAGATTTCAACCAGTTCCTCAAAGCCAATGAGAAGTGGGGCCGTGATGACATTGAAAATATAGCACGAGAAGTCGAAGGAAAAACCCCAGAGGAAGTCATTGAGTATTCAG CTGTGTTCTGGGAAAGATGCAATGAACTCCAAGACATAGAGAAGATCATGGCTCAGATTGAAAGAGGAGAAGCTAGAATTCAGAGACGAATCAGCATAAAAAAGGCTCTCGATACAAAGGTGGGTTTgctcagtttctttttttttttcctggtgccagTGAGGGGAGATGCATGA
- the LOC143696569 gene encoding uncharacterized protein LOC143696569, which translates to MFSSPQLSSDGFGKSRPESAVRVGSAVVGCCRPDSAVVGHTRPDSLGCCRLHSATLGCCRLHSATLGCCRLHSATLGCCRLHSATLGCCRLHSATLGSSALPDSAPRCNGGRWQGPAPRPEPREGTERWDSRLSPAHPVPARPRVPRSAPCSAERGLWARSGDNALGSAAAPGGSGRCPQGRKNHPTPATFARSFGVGAAKGKRLQQQGSALEGSGPAHAVGKGMHSFVFSTPPVAPTWESFPSLLHFQLDP; encoded by the exons ATGTTCAG TTCACCTCAGCTAAGCTCGGATGGATTCGGCAAATCGCGGCCAGAGTCGGCCGTTCGGGTAGgctcggctgttgtcggctgCTGTCGGCCAGACTCAGCTGTCGTCGGCCACACTCGGCCAGACtcactcggctgttgtcggctccactcggccacactcggctgttgtcggctccactcggccacactcggctgttgtcggctccactcggccacactcggctgttgtcggctccactcggccacactcggctgttgtcggctccactcggccacactcggctctTCGGCCCTACCTGACTCTGCTCCGCGCTGCAATGGCGGCCGCTGGCAGGGCCCCGCTCCCCGGCCTGAGCcccgggaggggacagagcGCTGGGACAGCCGCCTCAGCCCGgctcaccctgtccctgcccggccccgcgtCCCCCGGAGCGCGCCCTGCAGCGCAGAACGCGGCCTTTGGGCCAGGAGCGGGGACAATGCCCTCGGCTCGGCAGCAGCGCCGGGAGGCAGCGGGCGGTGCCCTCAG ggCAGGAAAAATCATCCAACTCCTGCCACGTTTGCCCGAAGCTTTGGTGTTGGAGCAGCCAAAGGCAAGAGgcttcagcagcagggctctgcgcTGGAGGGCTCTGGTCCTGCCCACGCTGTGGG GAAAGGGATGCACAGCTTTGTCTTCAGCACACCtcctgtggcacctacctgggAAAGCTTTCCATCACTTCTGCACTTCCAGCTGGATCCCTGA